From the genome of Vicia villosa cultivar HV-30 ecotype Madison, WI linkage group LG2, Vvil1.0, whole genome shotgun sequence, one region includes:
- the LOC131648600 gene encoding uncharacterized protein LOC131648600: MDPSEFPFDIEAYKRQSEIEERYIINRFKERQNQMEGGYIHRVKRKYLNRDHTAANQRLIDDYFADQPTYDDAMFRRRFRMRKHLFLRIVGDLSSSDNYFTQRVDATKKEGISPLAKCTTAMRMLAYGVAADAVDEYIKIGGTTSLECLHRLCKGIIQLYEPVYLRALTQDDLQRILHVSEMRGFPGMIGNIDCMHWEWKNCPTTWEGQFTRGYKGTTTVILEAVATYDLWIWHAFFGCPGTLNDINVLDRSPVFDDVEQGNTPRVNFFVNQRPYNMAYYLADGIYPSYPTFVKSIRLPQSEPDNLFAKYQEGCRKDIERAFGVLQARFKIILELTHL, encoded by the coding sequence atggatCCTTCAGAATTTCCTTTTGATATTGAAGCTTACAAAAGGCAGTCTGAAATCGAAGAGAGGTATATCATCAACCGGTTTAAGGAGCGACAAAACCAAATGGAGGGAGGATATATACATCGTGTCAAGAGAAAATATCTCAACAGAGATCATACAGCGGCAAACCAAAGATTAATTGACGACTACTTTGCAGACCAACCTACATACGACGATGCAATGTTTCGTCGGCGATTCCGGATGCGAAAACATTTGTTCCTTCGGATCGTTGGGGACCTATCTAGCAGTGACAACTACTTCACCCAAAGAGTTGACGCAACTAAAAAAGAAGGTATATCTCCATTAGCAAAATGTACCACGGCCATGCGAATGTTAGCATATGGTGTGGCGGCTGATGCGGTCGATGAATACATCAAAATAGGAGGTACTACATCATTGGAGTGCTTGCATAGATTATGTAAAGGAATCATACAATTGTATGAGCCAGTGTATCTCAGAGCCCTAACTCAAGATGACTTACAAAGAATACTGCATGTTAGTGAAATGCGGGGGTTCCCGGGGATGATTGGCAATATTGATTGCATGCACTGGGAATGGAAAAATTGTCCTACGACATGGGAAGGTCAATTTACTCGGGGATATAAGGGAACCACCACTGTTATTCTTGAAGCAGTTGCAACTTATGATCTATGGATTTGGCATGCCTTTTTTGGATGTCCGGGCACATTGAACGATATAAACGTTCTAGACCGTTCACCCGTGTTCGATGATGTTGAACAAGGAAATACTCCAAGAGTGAACTTCTTTGTGAATCAACGTCCGTATAATATGGCATATTATCTTGCTGACGGTATCTATCCTTCTTATCCAACTTTCGTCAAATCAATTAGACTTCCTCAAAGTGAACCAGATAATTTATTTGCAAAATATCAGGAGGGATGTCGGAAGGACATCGAACGTGCATTTGGAGTGTTGCAAGCTCGATTTAAAATCATCCTCGAACTTACCCATTTGTAG